From one Sphingomonas sp. BT-65 genomic stretch:
- a CDS encoding TonB-dependent receptor, with product MMAGSSLAAMSAAHAQDKPQGQTAASADPQPYSDDIVVTAQKREERLLSVPVPVTAVSADRLLSEGRTRIEDYFSQVPGLSLLASGSGQNTLAIRGISTSSSTNPTVGIVIDDVPFGASSVTSYSSRLIPDLDPSDLARIEVLRGPQGTLYGASSMGGLLKYVTVAPSTAGVSGRVQANIEQIDGGGLGYGARAALNLPLGDDIALRVSGFGRRTAGFVDNLTTGEDNVDRSRSFGGRAALLWQIADNVSWTVSALAQDTKGNGANNVDVANISVLNAPLTQTRMPGTGQYRSKVTLVTSNLQIDWGDTSLVISSGYNRSVYRSMADSSPAYGPIAAQIVGVSGATFAVDYNTEKLTQEIRVERKFGEHADLTLGGYFGNERTHGAQIIDARVASTGSFFANLATIKSQTKLDELAGFGTLTLHFGRFSLQGGGRYARNEQSYPRDARGPLIGNGFSNVHSESGLFSYLISPQFNITDKVMLYGRVATGYRIGGPNPNAAAGAPASYAPDKTTNYELGLKGTFFDRLATVDASLFHIDWNNIQLSLSNPLNGLTYFTNGPRAKSEGAELALTLAPGGGLTVAATGTYNVAELTTNLPAGGGYGLDGDRLPFSSRYAGSVSADERFAIGGSAQAFVGATLTYVGKRYGDFQRTAALVRTVMPAYTTVDLRAGVDVDKWSLSLFASNVGDKRGIIGGTTNGLQQTPTGPFNYIYIRPRTFGVSVAKRF from the coding sequence ATGATGGCGGGGTCTTCGCTGGCCGCGATGTCCGCCGCGCACGCCCAGGACAAGCCCCAGGGCCAGACGGCCGCCAGCGCCGATCCGCAACCCTATTCCGACGATATCGTGGTGACCGCACAGAAGCGCGAGGAGCGCCTGCTCTCGGTGCCGGTGCCGGTGACGGCGGTGTCGGCCGACCGGCTGCTGAGCGAAGGCCGCACCCGCATCGAGGATTATTTCTCGCAGGTCCCCGGGCTCAGCCTGCTGGCGTCGGGCAGCGGGCAGAACACGCTGGCGATCCGCGGCATCTCGACCAGCTCGTCGACGAATCCGACCGTCGGCATCGTCATCGACGACGTGCCCTTCGGCGCGAGCAGCGTCACCTCCTATTCGTCGCGGCTAATCCCCGATCTCGACCCGTCCGACCTTGCGCGCATCGAAGTGCTGCGCGGGCCGCAGGGCACGCTCTACGGCGCGAGCAGCATGGGCGGCCTGCTCAAATATGTAACGGTCGCGCCCTCGACCGCGGGCGTGTCCGGCCGGGTACAGGCCAATATCGAGCAGATCGACGGCGGCGGCCTCGGCTATGGCGCGCGCGCGGCGCTCAACCTGCCGCTCGGCGACGACATTGCCCTCAGGGTGAGTGGCTTCGGCCGCCGCACCGCCGGGTTCGTCGACAATCTCACTACCGGCGAAGACAATGTCGACCGGTCGCGCAGCTTTGGTGGGCGGGCGGCGTTGCTGTGGCAGATCGCCGACAACGTCTCCTGGACCGTGTCCGCGCTGGCGCAGGATACCAAGGGCAATGGCGCCAACAATGTCGACGTCGCCAATATTTCTGTGCTGAACGCGCCGCTGACCCAGACCCGGATGCCGGGCACCGGCCAGTATCGCAGCAAGGTCACCCTGGTCACGTCGAACCTGCAGATCGACTGGGGAGACACCAGCCTCGTCATCAGCTCGGGCTATAATCGCAGCGTCTACCGCTCGATGGCCGACTCCAGCCCGGCCTATGGCCCGATCGCCGCGCAGATCGTCGGCGTGTCGGGGGCGACCTTCGCGGTGGACTACAATACCGAGAAACTGACCCAGGAAATCCGCGTCGAGCGCAAGTTCGGCGAACATGCCGATCTGACCCTGGGGGGCTATTTCGGCAACGAACGGACGCATGGCGCGCAGATCATCGACGCGCGGGTGGCGAGCACCGGCAGCTTCTTCGCCAATCTCGCGACGATCAAGTCGCAGACCAAGCTCGACGAACTGGCGGGCTTCGGCACCTTGACCCTGCATTTCGGGCGGTTCAGCCTGCAGGGCGGCGGGCGTTACGCCCGCAACGAGCAATCCTATCCGCGCGACGCGCGCGGGCCGTTGATCGGCAACGGCTTCAGCAATGTCCATTCCGAGAGCGGGCTGTTCAGCTATCTGATCTCGCCGCAGTTCAACATCACCGACAAGGTGATGCTCTATGGCCGGGTGGCGACCGGCTATCGGATCGGCGGGCCCAACCCCAATGCCGCGGCGGGCGCGCCGGCGAGCTACGCGCCGGACAAGACGACCAATTACGAGCTGGGGCTGAAGGGCACCTTCTTCGATCGCCTCGCGACGGTCGACGCCTCATTGTTCCATATCGACTGGAACAACATCCAGCTGTCGCTGAGCAATCCGCTCAATGGCCTGACCTATTTCACCAACGGTCCGCGCGCCAAGAGCGAGGGCGCGGAACTGGCCTTGACCCTGGCGCCCGGCGGCGGCCTCACGGTGGCGGCGACCGGCACCTACAATGTCGCCGAGCTGACCACGAACCTGCCGGCCGGCGGCGGCTACGGCCTGGACGGCGACCGCCTTCCCTTCAGCAGCCGCTATGCCGGCTCGGTCTCGGCCGATGAAAGGTTCGCGATCGGCGGCAGCGCGCAAGCCTTTGTCGGCGCGACGCTGACCTATGTCGGCAAGCGCTATGGCGACTTCCAGCGCACCGCCGCGCTGGTCCGGACCGTGATGCCGGCCTATACCACGGTCGATCTGCGCGCGGGGGTGGACGTGGACAAATGGTCGCTCAGTCTCTTCGCGTCGAACGTCGGCGACAAGCGCGGGATCATCGGCGGCACCACCAACGGGCTCCAGCAGACCCCGACCGGCCCGTTCAACTATATCTATATCCGGCCAAGGACATTCGGTGTTTCCGTGGCAAAACGCTTCTGA
- a CDS encoding Gfo/Idh/MocA family protein, producing the protein MSGNGATSCANGWSIIIMTDGKFRVGIIGADTQASWAGASHIPALAAQPSLVLAGVATRREESAKAAAEVFGAERWYADPFKLIEDKGIDVVTVAVKVPAHHDLVMAALAAGKAVYAESPLGATLAETEAMAAAGRSLHTAIGLQGRHNPAVRRAAELVASGKLGRLLSARVDATTFGYGPQVTSNYDYFNKAASGASFMTITVGHVLDVIEAVLGDITQVDARTALHWPQIEVVDTGETSTREIPDHLDLIAATATGTPVSVQVLAGVPADEARFRFDIRGTEGRLTLTGDHLAGVQVGDLRLTASVDFAAPDAPIATGVGPTAADFWAGAAINVGEVYASLARDLVAGTYHTPGFDHALHNSRLVAAVERAAQSGERQSI; encoded by the coding sequence ATGTCCGGCAACGGCGCGACTTCATGCGCCAATGGCTGGAGCATCATCATCATGACGGACGGTAAGTTTCGTGTCGGCATTATCGGCGCGGACACGCAGGCAAGCTGGGCGGGCGCATCCCACATTCCCGCCCTCGCGGCGCAACCCTCGCTGGTCCTCGCTGGCGTTGCCACACGTCGCGAGGAAAGCGCCAAGGCAGCCGCCGAGGTGTTCGGCGCCGAACGCTGGTATGCCGACCCTTTCAAGCTCATCGAGGACAAGGGGATCGACGTCGTCACCGTCGCCGTGAAGGTGCCGGCGCACCATGATCTGGTGATGGCTGCGCTGGCCGCGGGCAAGGCGGTTTACGCGGAGTCTCCCCTGGGCGCGACGCTCGCAGAAACCGAGGCGATGGCGGCAGCGGGCAGATCTCTTCACACCGCGATCGGATTGCAGGGCCGGCACAATCCCGCGGTCCGCCGCGCGGCCGAACTGGTCGCTTCGGGCAAGCTCGGCCGCCTGTTGTCGGCGCGCGTCGATGCGACGACGTTCGGCTATGGGCCGCAAGTGACGAGCAACTACGACTATTTCAACAAGGCCGCGTCCGGCGCCAGCTTCATGACTATCACCGTCGGCCACGTCCTCGACGTGATCGAAGCCGTGCTCGGCGACATCACGCAGGTTGATGCGCGCACCGCGTTGCACTGGCCGCAGATCGAGGTGGTCGACACCGGCGAAACTTCCACTCGCGAGATCCCCGACCATCTGGACCTGATCGCCGCGACGGCGACCGGCACCCCGGTATCGGTCCAGGTGCTGGCCGGCGTGCCCGCAGACGAAGCGCGGTTCCGCTTCGATATCCGCGGCACGGAAGGACGCCTGACGCTGACCGGCGATCACCTCGCCGGCGTGCAGGTCGGCGATCTCCGCCTGACGGCCTCCGTCGATTTTGCCGCTCCCGACGCGCCCATCGCGACCGGCGTCGGGCCTACAGCGGCCGACTTCTGGGCCGGCGCGGCGATCAATGTCGGCGAGGTCTATGCCTCGCTCGCGCGCGATCTGGTGGCGGGCACCTACCACACGCCCGGCTTCGACCACGCGCTCCATAACAGCCGCCTCGTCGCTGCCGTCGAGCGTGCGGCGCAGTCCGGCGAGCGGCAGTCGATCTGA
- a CDS encoding PhzF family phenazine biosynthesis protein, producing the protein MSDVIEISYINAFTRRAGGGNPAAVCRLDAWGPDARLRAIATTAGPSVTAFVLPDVDGVYPLRWFTRGGREVDSFCGHATFAAAHLLSLEHQAADGFDLRSPTGQYRIGREGALLTMAAPRWRVTDAELPPELAESLEVLPQHCARSDRDWLVRYDSIETVRDLAPRFDVMKRLGDVGIIAMARADDKLAFRFFCPGFSIGENEDPATGSALSSLIPYWHPRLHWGLYSVTQPSARGGEFACWLRGDEIVVGAPSVLSHRGSVTVAPAGGQARTGGL; encoded by the coding sequence ATGTCCGATGTGATCGAAATCTCTTATATTAATGCCTTCACCCGCCGGGCCGGCGGGGGGAATCCCGCTGCGGTCTGCCGACTCGACGCCTGGGGACCCGACGCGCGGCTGCGCGCGATCGCGACGACGGCAGGCCCATCGGTCACCGCCTTTGTCCTGCCCGACGTAGATGGCGTCTATCCGCTGCGGTGGTTCACGCGGGGAGGCCGCGAGGTCGACAGCTTCTGTGGCCATGCGACCTTCGCCGCGGCCCATCTCCTGTCGCTCGAACACCAGGCGGCCGATGGTTTTGATCTGCGGTCGCCGACCGGACAATATCGCATCGGCCGCGAGGGCGCGTTGCTGACGATGGCGGCGCCGCGCTGGCGCGTCACGGACGCCGAACTGCCGCCGGAGCTGGCCGAGTCTCTGGAGGTGCTGCCGCAGCATTGCGCGCGGTCGGACCGCGACTGGCTGGTCCGCTACGACTCGATCGAGACGGTCCGCGACCTGGCGCCGCGCTTCGACGTAATGAAGCGGCTCGGCGATGTCGGCATCATTGCCATGGCCAGGGCCGACGACAAACTCGCCTTCCGCTTTTTCTGTCCCGGCTTCAGCATCGGCGAGAACGAGGATCCCGCGACGGGCTCGGCGTTGAGTAGCCTGATTCCCTATTGGCACCCACGCCTCCATTGGGGCCTCTACTCGGTGACCCAGCCTTCCGCGCGTGGCGGGGAGTTCGCGTGTTGGCTGAGAGGGGACGAGATCGTCGTCGGCGCGCCGTCGGTGCTCTCGCACCGAGGGTCGGTAACCGTCGCGCCCGCCGGCGGGCAAGCGCGCACGGGCGGATTATAA
- a CDS encoding SDR family NAD(P)-dependent oxidoreductase has translation MIGENRHGSAHVAQILRKEYSMTELTGKRALVTGGSRGIGAAIAVALAEKGADVAITYSHSAGRAAEVVELIKRKGRAAVAIQADSADPIAIKRSVDEAVSALGGLDILVNNAAIATYKDVADFTVDEIDALFAVNARSPILASQAAMPHLTAGGRIITIGSAGAERIVGPSTVYSMTKSALQSFTRGLARELGPRDITVNLVQPGSTNTEMNPAEGEFGDFQRALIPLGRYGEPEDVAAAVAFLASNAARQITGTILTVDGGTLT, from the coding sequence ATGATCGGCGAAAATCGCCATGGCAGCGCGCACGTCGCGCAAATACTGAGGAAGGAATATTCGATGACCGAGCTGACTGGAAAACGCGCACTGGTGACCGGAGGGTCACGCGGGATTGGTGCGGCTATCGCAGTTGCGCTGGCGGAAAAAGGCGCAGACGTTGCCATCACCTACTCGCATTCCGCCGGCCGTGCGGCAGAAGTGGTGGAATTGATAAAGAGGAAGGGCCGTGCCGCCGTTGCAATCCAAGCCGATAGCGCAGATCCGATTGCAATCAAGCGCTCGGTGGACGAGGCGGTGAGCGCCCTTGGCGGTCTTGATATCCTCGTCAACAACGCCGCGATCGCTACCTACAAGGACGTGGCGGACTTCACAGTCGACGAGATCGACGCGCTCTTTGCCGTCAATGCGCGGTCCCCCATCCTGGCATCTCAGGCGGCCATGCCCCACCTCACTGCCGGGGGGCGCATTATCACGATCGGGTCCGCCGGCGCCGAGCGAATTGTCGGGCCATCGACGGTTTACTCGATGACGAAATCCGCCCTCCAGTCATTTACGCGAGGTTTGGCGCGCGAACTGGGTCCTCGTGATATCACCGTCAATCTGGTGCAGCCTGGTTCAACGAATACGGAAATGAACCCGGCCGAAGGCGAGTTCGGTGATTTCCAGCGGGCGCTGATCCCACTGGGGCGGTATGGCGAGCCGGAGGACGTGGCAGCGGCGGTCGCATTTCTCGCGTCGAATGCCGCGCGCCAGATAACGGGCACCATCCTGACGGTTGATGGAGGTACGCTTACCTAA
- a CDS encoding alpha/beta fold hydrolase: MPAVLVHGVPDTHRLWDTVRSHLERNDIITVDLPGFGNPLPSDFRSTKEEYLDWLINRIDEIGEPVDLVGHDWGCLLTGRLTSIRPDLVRTWTGISGPIDPEYPWHYLAKIWQTPGEGEQWMKDLDLEEFAAKLVEAQMPKDAADESVRHLDATMRTSILALYRSAIEVGAEWKPGLSGITAPALVIWGLDDPFLPHRFADELGNATHARAVVKLRASHWPMIERPADVARELEAHWTQA; the protein is encoded by the coding sequence ATGCCTGCAGTCCTCGTCCACGGCGTACCCGACACTCACCGGCTCTGGGACACCGTCCGCTCTCATCTTGAGCGCAACGACATTATCACGGTCGATCTCCCCGGCTTTGGCAATCCGTTGCCGTCGGACTTCAGGTCAACAAAGGAAGAGTATCTCGACTGGCTTATCAACCGGATCGATGAGATCGGCGAACCCGTAGATCTGGTCGGTCATGACTGGGGATGCCTGCTGACAGGCCGTCTCACGTCAATCCGACCGGATCTGGTGCGGACCTGGACCGGCATCAGCGGACCCATCGATCCAGAATACCCATGGCACTATCTCGCCAAGATCTGGCAGACGCCAGGTGAGGGCGAGCAATGGATGAAGGATCTCGACCTCGAGGAATTTGCGGCGAAACTCGTCGAGGCACAGATGCCGAAAGATGCGGCGGATGAATCGGTTCGGCATCTCGATGCCACTATGCGGACAAGCATTCTCGCACTTTACCGTTCCGCAATCGAGGTCGGGGCGGAGTGGAAACCGGGTTTGAGCGGCATAACCGCGCCAGCGCTGGTGATCTGGGGTCTGGACGATCCGTTTCTGCCGCACCGCTTCGCCGACGAGCTCGGCAATGCCACACACGCACGCGCCGTCGTGAAGCTGCGCGCCTCGCATTGGCCGATGATAGAGCGTCCGGCCGATGTCGCGCGCGAACTCGAGGCCCATTGGACTCAAGCTTAA
- a CDS encoding LysR family transcriptional regulator has product MKEQGLEGDGPFRSPSSLFFDQPCRKLIVPNMTLDLRNLRCALAAAETGSFRQAAAALDLPQSSVSRRVQARRWATAGRIRALPGFQGSELTPLRGTDAGDAPFQRPL; this is encoded by the coding sequence ATGAAAGAACAAGGATTAGAGGGAGATGGGCCTTTTCGAAGCCCTTCATCCCTTTTCTTTGACCAACCCTGTCGGAAGCTGATTGTGCCCAATATGACGCTCGACCTGCGCAATTTGCGTTGCGCACTTGCCGCTGCCGAAACCGGCAGCTTTCGCCAGGCTGCTGCCGCGCTTGATCTCCCGCAATCGTCGGTCAGCAGGCGAGTGCAGGCGCGTAGATGGGCGACGGCGGGGCGGATCAGGGCGCTTCCTGGGTTTCAGGGATCGGAGTTGACTCCGCTGAGGGGGACAGATGCTGGCGATGCCCCGTTTCAGCGGCCTCTGTGA
- a CDS encoding LysR family transcriptional regulator, with protein METLANLEAFVRSAEANSFSGAARRLSLTPAAVSRNVGMLERNLGVRLFHRSTRKLALTEEGEAFLQSIGDSLADLQSAIDGASQVKGEPVGVLKVSMSLSFAMGYVLPALPEFLSRYPGIRPDWHFDSRQVDLVAEGFDVAIGGGFDLNPGIVAKALAPVHVVAVCAPSYFGRRALPTSPADLAEYDGILMRFSTSGRIRQWMMRNAQGDEERALLKETIVMSDSAPMIQAALAGLGIAMVAMPDALPHLESGALKRILPKWYADAGSISLYYSGRALQPLKTRAFIDFFTEHFRRERISARFAGSLK; from the coding sequence ATGGAGACACTCGCCAACCTGGAAGCGTTCGTCCGTAGCGCGGAGGCAAACAGCTTCTCGGGCGCGGCTCGCCGACTCTCCCTCACGCCGGCGGCAGTCAGCCGGAACGTCGGCATGCTCGAACGAAATCTGGGCGTGCGGCTATTCCATCGCTCGACACGCAAATTGGCCCTGACGGAAGAGGGTGAAGCCTTCCTGCAAAGCATCGGCGACAGCCTTGCCGATCTTCAGAGCGCAATCGACGGCGCCTCGCAGGTCAAGGGCGAGCCAGTCGGCGTCCTGAAAGTGAGCATGAGCCTCTCCTTCGCCATGGGCTACGTGCTTCCCGCGTTGCCAGAATTTCTCAGCAGGTATCCGGGCATCCGGCCCGATTGGCATTTCGACAGCCGCCAAGTCGACCTGGTTGCGGAAGGCTTCGACGTCGCGATCGGCGGAGGCTTTGATCTAAATCCTGGAATTGTTGCCAAGGCACTAGCGCCCGTTCACGTCGTCGCCGTCTGCGCGCCCAGCTATTTCGGCAGAAGAGCTCTACCGACGAGCCCGGCGGATCTCGCTGAATACGATGGGATTCTCATGCGCTTCTCGACATCGGGTCGCATCCGGCAATGGATGATGCGGAATGCTCAGGGTGATGAGGAGCGCGCGCTGTTGAAGGAGACAATCGTTATGAGCGATTCCGCCCCGATGATCCAAGCGGCCCTTGCGGGGCTTGGTATCGCAATGGTGGCTATGCCGGACGCGCTTCCGCATCTGGAGAGCGGCGCGCTGAAACGCATCCTACCGAAATGGTATGCAGATGCGGGATCAATATCGCTCTACTACTCAGGTCGCGCCTTACAACCGCTCAAGACTAGAGCATTCATCGACTTTTTCACGGAGCACTTTCGTCGAGAGCGCATCAGCGCACGGTTCGCTGGAAGCCTCAAATAA
- a CDS encoding NADPH-dependent F420 reductase: MKDWLMTVGIIGAGNFGGAFAKALGKAGIEAVIANSRGPDSIAELVSTFGGSIRAGTVKEAAAQDIVLVAVQWSKIPGALADLDFGGRVVIDANNPVEAPLYRPVDLGGRISSDVFADIVPGARVVKAFNHLTPAQLSGDPQIGRRQARPLLFG, translated from the coding sequence TTGAAGGACTGGCTCATGACGGTTGGTATTATCGGCGCAGGCAACTTCGGCGGTGCGTTCGCGAAGGCGTTAGGCAAGGCAGGCATTGAGGCCGTCATCGCGAACAGCCGCGGACCTGACAGCATTGCGGAGCTCGTCTCGACGTTCGGAGGGTCAATTCGGGCTGGAACGGTCAAGGAAGCGGCAGCACAGGACATCGTTCTTGTGGCTGTCCAGTGGTCGAAAATTCCCGGCGCGCTCGCGGATCTGGATTTCGGCGGCAGGGTCGTGATCGATGCCAATAACCCCGTTGAGGCGCCGCTCTATCGCCCGGTGGATCTGGGTGGCCGCATCTCGTCAGATGTATTCGCGGACATCGTTCCCGGTGCGCGGGTCGTGAAGGCGTTCAACCATCTCACCCCCGCCCAATTGTCGGGCGATCCGCAAATCGGAAGGCGGCAGGCGCGTCCTCTTTTATTCGGGTGA
- a CDS encoding Gfo/Idh/MocA family protein: protein MTNSANTRIGVGIVGASADRGWGGIAHVPALRALDAFQIRAVSTTRMESANATASRLGADLAFDTHQALVLRPEVDLVVVAVKVPEHKQIVSDALAAGKMVYCEWPLARNLSEAEALEGLARERRLRTVIGLQGGLHPPIRYLHDLVRQGVIGLPLSTSVRAHLNEDMWVGRYDPPFEYMARAENGATLQSIMLGHALQPLAHVLGAFESLSAVVANQRGDGVRLSDGTSLPKDAPDEIVVAGVLEGGIVTSLHFSAGQPAGSAMVWEIQGTGGSLHVETASGYIHFGDVTITLRDSEPVQQLQVPPAYAAPDLQLEAPAAGVARLYAQLAADLRDGTADAPDFAVALDRHRVLEAITEAAETGHRQHLSPSAESTPIPETQEAP from the coding sequence ATGACCAATTCAGCAAACACCCGGATCGGCGTCGGCATCGTCGGCGCCAGTGCCGATCGAGGCTGGGGCGGAATCGCTCACGTCCCGGCGCTGCGGGCGCTCGATGCGTTCCAGATCCGCGCCGTCAGCACGACTCGTATGGAGAGCGCGAACGCGACCGCCAGCCGACTGGGCGCCGATCTCGCCTTTGACACACATCAGGCGCTGGTCCTGCGGCCGGAGGTCGACCTGGTGGTGGTTGCGGTTAAGGTGCCGGAGCACAAGCAGATCGTTTCCGATGCGCTCGCCGCGGGCAAGATGGTCTATTGCGAATGGCCGCTCGCGCGAAACCTATCGGAAGCCGAAGCGCTGGAGGGGCTTGCCCGCGAACGGCGGCTGCGCACGGTCATCGGGTTGCAGGGCGGCCTGCACCCGCCGATCCGCTACCTTCACGACCTCGTCCGGCAGGGCGTGATCGGCCTGCCGCTCAGCACGAGCGTCCGAGCGCATCTGAACGAAGACATGTGGGTCGGCCGATATGACCCGCCATTCGAATACATGGCTCGCGCCGAGAATGGCGCCACGCTTCAAAGCATCATGCTCGGCCACGCGCTCCAACCGCTCGCGCACGTACTCGGCGCATTCGAGAGCCTGTCCGCCGTCGTCGCCAATCAGCGCGGCGACGGCGTCCGCCTCTCGGATGGCACGTCCCTCCCGAAGGACGCGCCGGACGAGATCGTCGTCGCCGGCGTTCTCGAAGGCGGGATCGTCACTTCGCTGCACTTCAGCGCCGGGCAGCCCGCCGGCTCGGCGATGGTGTGGGAGATCCAGGGCACGGGAGGCAGTCTGCACGTTGAGACGGCGTCGGGCTACATCCACTTCGGCGATGTGACCATCACGTTGCGCGACAGCGAGCCTGTCCAGCAGCTACAGGTCCCGCCCGCATATGCGGCTCCCGACCTGCAACTCGAAGCGCCCGCGGCGGGCGTCGCCCGCCTCTACGCCCAGCTCGCTGCCGACCTCCGCGACGGAACCGCAGATGCGCCGGACTTCGCGGTCGCGCTCGATCGTCACCGGGTGCTCGAGGCGATCACAGAGGCCGCTGAAACGGGGCATCGCCAGCATCTGTCCCCCTCAGCGGAGTCAACTCCGATCCCTGAAACCCAGGAAGCGCCCTGA
- a CDS encoding aldo/keto reductase yields MRLRKLGSSGLFVSELCFGAMTFGGTDGLWGQVGKLGQEDADALVGAALDAGVNLFDTANVYAHGRSEEILGRSLKNIGVARDHLIVATKVASSMGEGPNQGGASRRHILSECHASLRRLALDHIDLYQVHAFDPATPVEETLEALDTLVRAGDVRYIGLSNWAAWQIMKAIGIARARNLAPITSLQAYYTLVGRDAEREIVPLLTAEQVGMMVWSPLAGGYLSGKYADGGNLEAARQTELDFPPIDRVRGEPLIGVLKEVAIKHGRRPAQIAIAWLLKQPVVSTVIIGAKRVEQLHENLQAAEVELDPDDMGRLGAASRLPIEYPGWLLNRTAERDM; encoded by the coding sequence ATGCGCTTGCGCAAACTTGGCAGCAGTGGGTTGTTCGTGTCCGAACTCTGCTTTGGCGCGATGACCTTCGGCGGCACGGACGGCCTGTGGGGACAGGTCGGCAAATTGGGACAGGAGGATGCCGATGCGCTGGTCGGCGCTGCGCTCGACGCGGGCGTGAACCTGTTCGACACGGCGAATGTCTACGCGCATGGCCGGAGCGAAGAGATTCTCGGCCGCTCGCTGAAAAACATCGGCGTCGCCCGGGATCACCTGATCGTGGCCACGAAGGTGGCCTCGTCGATGGGCGAAGGGCCGAACCAGGGCGGCGCATCGCGCCGACACATCCTTAGCGAATGCCATGCCAGCCTGCGCCGGCTAGCGCTCGACCATATCGACCTCTACCAGGTTCACGCCTTCGATCCCGCGACTCCGGTCGAGGAGACGCTGGAGGCGCTCGACACGCTCGTGCGTGCCGGTGACGTTCGATACATCGGGCTTTCGAACTGGGCCGCCTGGCAGATCATGAAAGCGATCGGCATCGCGCGGGCGCGTAACCTGGCCCCGATCACCTCGCTCCAGGCCTATTACACGCTCGTCGGCCGCGACGCCGAGCGCGAGATCGTGCCGCTGCTGACCGCCGAACAGGTCGGCATGATGGTCTGGAGCCCGCTTGCCGGTGGTTATCTCAGCGGCAAATATGCCGATGGCGGCAATCTTGAAGCGGCACGGCAGACCGAGCTCGACTTTCCACCGATCGATCGCGTCCGTGGAGAACCGCTGATCGGCGTGTTGAAGGAAGTCGCGATCAAGCATGGGCGCCGGCCCGCGCAGATCGCTATAGCATGGCTGCTAAAACAGCCCGTGGTGTCCACCGTCATCATAGGCGCAAAGCGCGTCGAGCAATTGCACGAGAATCTACAGGCAGCGGAGGTCGAACTCGATCCGGACGACATGGGTCGCCTGGGCGCAGCCAGCCGCCTTCCGATAGAGTATCCGGGCTGGCTGCTGAACCGGACGGCGGAGCGAGATATGTGA
- a CDS encoding helix-turn-helix domain-containing protein, which yields MASPKSLPSETPSRGAATSSIGNVVRALRTQAGLTLREVAERGDLSTSTISKVESGQLSPGYDTLLSLSIGLGVDVAELFRPNVRNSSTGRRGITRKGTGAKLETPRYIYEALAADVSNKEFLPLLTVIKPGAKVQSSDLTAHEGEEFIYVIKGEATLHTELYEPLVLASGDSVYFDSRSRHVLTGSDEGETLVLWVCSHRDALRLVKEHSLDSQGAAPPPG from the coding sequence GTGGCCAGTCCGAAATCCCTTCCGTCCGAAACGCCCAGCCGCGGCGCGGCGACGTCGAGCATCGGCAATGTCGTGCGGGCGCTCCGTACCCAGGCCGGGCTGACCTTGCGCGAAGTCGCCGAACGCGGTGACCTTTCCACTTCGACGATATCGAAGGTCGAGAGCGGCCAGCTGTCGCCCGGCTACGATACGCTCCTCAGCCTGTCGATCGGACTCGGCGTCGATGTCGCCGAACTGTTCCGTCCCAATGTCCGCAACAGCTCGACCGGTCGGCGCGGTATCACCCGCAAGGGCACTGGCGCGAAGCTCGAGACGCCGCGCTACATCTATGAGGCGTTAGCGGCCGACGTCTCCAACAAGGAATTCCTGCCGCTGCTGACGGTCATCAAGCCGGGCGCGAAGGTCCAGTCCAGCGACCTCACCGCGCATGAAGGCGAGGAATTCATCTATGTGATCAAGGGCGAGGCGACTCTCCACACTGAGCTTTACGAACCCTTGGTCTTGGCGAGCGGCGACAGCGTCTATTTCGACAGCCGGTCGAGACATGTGCTCACCGGATCGGACGAGGGCGAGACGCTGGTGCTATGGGTCTGCTCGCACCGCGACGCGCTGCGGCTGGTGAAGGAACATAGCCTGGATTCGCAGGGCGCCGCACCGCCGCCGGGCTGA